A genome region from Pseudarthrobacter defluvii includes the following:
- a CDS encoding TetR/AcrR family transcriptional regulator, giving the protein MSGSPGTVRPVQLGWEANKAATRKAIVETAMNLVRTKGPAGFTVDDIAEAAGVSRRTFFNYFPSREAALVVSIEEFLDHAADQFLSRPAQEPLVESMYEVLIALADPIHLAAMAEVYGLAGTDAQMNRFQLQGWENCAERLVTAISQRPGAEPAPLYASALVSSVLASGKAALSEWYRRTGGDVTEESLTLLRQLLVDVVGYLRHGFTL; this is encoded by the coding sequence ATGAGTGGTTCTCCGGGCACTGTCCGCCCCGTGCAGCTCGGGTGGGAAGCGAATAAAGCCGCGACCCGCAAAGCAATTGTGGAGACGGCGATGAATCTGGTCCGTACGAAGGGGCCAGCCGGGTTTACAGTGGACGACATCGCAGAGGCCGCGGGGGTGTCACGTCGTACTTTCTTCAACTACTTTCCCAGTCGCGAGGCGGCCCTCGTGGTCAGTATCGAGGAGTTCCTGGACCACGCAGCGGACCAGTTCCTGTCCCGGCCGGCGCAGGAACCGCTGGTCGAGTCCATGTACGAGGTGCTGATTGCCCTGGCCGATCCCATTCATCTGGCCGCGATGGCCGAGGTATACGGACTGGCCGGGACTGACGCGCAAATGAACCGGTTCCAGCTCCAGGGCTGGGAGAACTGCGCCGAGAGGCTGGTCACCGCCATCAGTCAACGCCCGGGGGCAGAACCCGCCCCCCTGTATGCCAGCGCCCTGGTCAGTTCGGTGCTCGCCTCCGGGAAAGCTGCGTTGTCCGAGTGGTACCGCCGCACCGGCGGTGACGTTACCGAGGAATCCCTGACGCTTCTGCGCCAGCTCCTTGTTGACGTGGTCGGATACCTGCGCCACGGCTTCACCCTATAA